A region from the Parasphingopyxis sp. CP4 genome encodes:
- a CDS encoding MlaD family protein translates to MENRSNQILVGSVVLGLIALLVFITVWLTRIGDGSDNSYDIYFAQSVDGLARGSGVTYAGVPVGQINEISLVPDNPEFVRVRISIDESVPILEGTTATIAGIGFTGVSQISLDGGVQGGEPIDDEGPEGVPVIPTRPGAFGELLNSAPRLLERLTTLTERLTELLGDRNQNSIAAILANTERLTNELSAQGPEITQTLTETRVAIRQVGIAVEEIGQLANTTDNLLGSEGQGLMRDLRSAVASAESSMEALDRTITAAEPGLNAFSEQTVPEIGQLVRDLGEMSESLTAVSQRINREGAGSLVGTARLPDYEPQ, encoded by the coding sequence ATGGAAAACCGATCGAACCAGATACTGGTAGGCAGCGTGGTGCTGGGCCTGATCGCATTGCTCGTCTTTATCACCGTCTGGCTGACCCGGATCGGCGATGGCAGCGACAATAGTTATGACATCTATTTCGCCCAGTCGGTCGATGGCCTCGCTCGCGGTTCGGGTGTCACCTATGCCGGTGTCCCGGTTGGCCAGATCAATGAGATCTCGCTCGTACCCGACAATCCCGAATTTGTCCGTGTGCGGATCAGCATTGATGAGAGTGTACCGATACTCGAGGGGACCACTGCAACGATTGCCGGCATCGGCTTTACCGGCGTTTCCCAGATTTCACTGGACGGCGGTGTCCAGGGCGGGGAACCGATCGATGACGAAGGCCCCGAAGGTGTTCCCGTCATTCCCACTCGACCGGGTGCTTTTGGCGAACTGCTCAATAGTGCGCCGCGCCTCCTGGAACGCCTGACGACCTTGACCGAGCGGCTGACAGAGCTGCTGGGAGACCGGAACCAGAATTCGATCGCAGCGATCCTCGCGAACACCGAACGGCTAACCAATGAACTCTCAGCCCAGGGACCGGAGATCACCCAAACCCTTACCGAAACGCGCGTAGCCATTCGCCAGGTGGGTATTGCGGTCGAAGAGATTGGTCAGCTCGCCAACACAACCGACAATCTGCTCGGATCGGAAGGCCAGGGCCTGATGCGTGACCTGCGCTCGGCCGTTGCATCGGCGGAATCGAGCATGGAAGCGCTTGACCGCACGATTACCGCCGCAGAGCCGGGCCTCAACGCCTTTTCCGAACAGACCGTGCCTGAGATCGGCCAGCTGGTTCGCGATCTTGGCGAAATGTCTGAATCGCTGACTGCCGTATCGCAACGTATCAACCGCGAGGGCGCGGGATCGCTGGTCGGTACTGCCCGCCTGCCCGATTATGAGCCGCAATAG
- a CDS encoding HAD-IB family hydrolase: protein MTKIALYDLDKTITKRPTYLPFLLHAAWRYDRRRLIFLPGFGILFALYLVRALDRGGLKERMQDMLLGSPVDAEKMAAITESFAEATLANNLHPQALDRIAREKATGYRLVLATASYSFYAGPLAQRLGFDDVIGTEVERDEDGNILAKIDGENCYGDAKLRRVQVWAEAQGLAKDDIEIRFYSDSPTDLPVFDWSDEPLPTNPTSKLRKIADKRGWRIFAWG, encoded by the coding sequence ATGACGAAAATTGCTCTCTATGATCTCGACAAGACGATCACGAAACGGCCTACATATCTGCCGTTTTTGCTCCATGCTGCCTGGCGCTATGATAGGCGACGGCTGATATTCCTCCCTGGCTTCGGCATTTTGTTCGCCCTCTATCTGGTTCGCGCGCTGGATCGCGGCGGGCTGAAAGAGCGGATGCAGGATATGCTGCTCGGATCGCCGGTCGATGCAGAGAAAATGGCGGCGATTACCGAAAGCTTTGCCGAAGCGACGCTGGCGAACAATCTCCATCCCCAAGCGCTGGACCGGATCGCTCGCGAGAAAGCCACCGGCTACCGGCTGGTCCTCGCGACCGCATCCTATTCGTTCTACGCTGGCCCGCTAGCGCAGCGGCTGGGATTTGACGATGTGATCGGTACCGAGGTTGAGCGCGACGAGGACGGCAATATCCTCGCCAAAATCGATGGCGAGAATTGCTATGGCGACGCCAAGCTCCGCCGCGTCCAGGTCTGGGCCGAAGCCCAGGGCCTGGCCAAGGACGATATCGAGATCCGTTTCTATTCGGACAGCCCTACCGATCTCCCGGTATTCGACTGGTCGGACGAACCGCTACCCACCAACCCCACCAGCAAACTCCGCAAGATCGCCGATAAACGCGGCTGGCGGATCTTTGCCTGGGGGTGA
- a CDS encoding MlaE family lipid ABC transporter permease subunit, whose amino-acid sequence MTAEANFAEIEEGGERIIRFSGRLTIARLGPVPAKLDALELAPSRIDISNVERVDTVGAWIVHKLSRDHGAEIVGASDHAERLIRQVVIADDPAKSYDEDEGRFHRIVGRIGASTLEALSGLKGLLAFFGGLIIATGAVIRSPGQMRYNAVVQRFETVGVSALGIVGLMSFLIGIVIAQQGAVQLRQFGAEVFTINLVGRITTRELGVLMTAIMVAGRSGSAFAAQIGSMKLAEEVDAMRTIGVPPMQALVLPRVLATTLLMPLLGFYSTFLMIVGGGLLCWIGLGIPPETFIIRLREVVPMTDLLVGLIKAPVFGMIIGLAGCYQGMQVHGDNEEVGNRTTTAVVQAIFLVIVLDAFFAVFFSSIGWG is encoded by the coding sequence ATGACTGCAGAAGCGAATTTTGCCGAAATCGAGGAGGGGGGCGAGCGGATTATTCGCTTTTCCGGCCGCCTGACCATTGCCCGGCTTGGCCCGGTGCCCGCCAAGCTGGATGCGCTCGAACTGGCGCCCAGCCGGATCGATATCTCGAATGTCGAACGCGTTGATACGGTCGGCGCCTGGATCGTTCACAAATTATCGCGCGATCATGGCGCGGAGATTGTGGGCGCGAGCGATCATGCCGAGCGCCTGATCCGCCAGGTTGTAATCGCCGATGATCCGGCAAAATCCTATGACGAGGATGAAGGCCGATTCCATCGCATTGTCGGCCGAATTGGTGCCTCGACTCTGGAGGCACTCAGCGGCCTCAAGGGCCTGCTCGCCTTTTTTGGCGGGCTGATCATCGCCACCGGGGCGGTAATCCGCAGTCCAGGCCAAATGCGCTACAATGCTGTCGTTCAGCGCTTTGAAACGGTCGGCGTTTCCGCGCTTGGAATTGTCGGGTTGATGAGCTTCCTGATCGGCATCGTTATCGCCCAGCAGGGCGCGGTCCAGCTGCGCCAATTCGGCGCCGAAGTCTTCACCATCAATCTGGTCGGCCGGATCACGACCCGGGAACTTGGCGTATTGATGACGGCAATCATGGTCGCCGGCCGCTCGGGCAGCGCCTTTGCCGCGCAGATTGGGTCGATGAAACTTGCCGAGGAAGTCGATGCGATGCGCACCATCGGTGTGCCGCCCATGCAGGCCCTTGTCCTGCCCCGGGTGTTGGCGACCACGCTGCTGATGCCGCTGCTTGGTTTTTATTCGACATTCCTGATGATCGTCGGCGGCGGTTTGCTCTGCTGGATCGGCCTTGGGATACCGCCGGAAACCTTCATCATCCGACTCCGCGAAGTCGTACCGATGACGGATCTATTGGTCGGCCTGATCAAGGCGCCGGTGTTCGGAATGATCATCGGTCTTGCTGGCTGTTACCAAGGCATGCAGGTGCATGGCGATAATGAAGAAGTCGGCAATCGCACGACCACGGCGGTGGTCCAGGCAATCTTCCTGGTGATCGTGCTCGACGCCTTTTTCGCAGTCTTCTTCTCATCCATAGGCTGGGGTTAA
- a CDS encoding ABC transporter ATP-binding protein encodes MSEEPIISIRGLRNSFGDNVVHENLDLDVRKGEILGVVGGSGTGKSVLLRSIIGLQEPDAGEISIFGERIDCATAEENLDLRRRWGVLFQNGALFSTLTVAENVQVPLREFYKYIDEDLLCEIATFKIVMSGLKAEDAPKYPSELSGGMRKRAALARSLALDPLLLFLDEPTAGLDPIGAAAFDNLILELKEALGLTIFLITHDLDTLHTICDRVAVLADKRVIACAPIEELLALDHPWIQEYFNGPRGRAAIAGTG; translated from the coding sequence ATGAGCGAGGAACCGATCATCTCCATCCGCGGATTGCGCAACAGTTTTGGCGACAATGTCGTGCATGAGAATCTGGACCTTGATGTTCGCAAAGGCGAGATTCTGGGTGTCGTCGGCGGATCGGGTACGGGCAAATCGGTGTTGCTGCGGTCGATCATAGGCCTGCAAGAGCCGGACGCCGGTGAAATCAGCATTTTTGGCGAGCGCATCGATTGCGCGACCGCAGAAGAAAATCTCGATTTGCGGCGGCGCTGGGGCGTACTTTTCCAGAATGGCGCGCTCTTTTCGACGCTGACCGTGGCCGAGAATGTCCAGGTGCCGCTGCGCGAATTCTACAAATATATCGATGAAGATCTGCTCTGCGAGATTGCGACGTTCAAAATCGTGATGAGCGGATTAAAGGCTGAGGATGCGCCAAAATATCCGTCGGAACTGTCTGGCGGCATGCGCAAACGGGCGGCACTCGCGCGTTCATTGGCGCTCGATCCGCTGCTGTTGTTTCTGGATGAGCCGACAGCCGGGCTCGACCCGATTGGCGCGGCGGCCTTCGACAATCTGATTCTTGAGCTCAAGGAAGCGCTGGGCCTCACAATCTTCCTGATCACGCATGATCTGGATACATTACATACAATCTGTGATCGGGTCGCGGTGCTTGCAGACAAGCGGGTGATCGCCTGCGCACCGATTGAAGAATTGCTTGCTCTCGATCACCCATGGATACAGGAATATTTCAACGGGCCGCGCGGACGCGCCGCAATTGCGGGAACGGGCTGA